In Labilithrix sp., a single genomic region encodes these proteins:
- a CDS encoding matrixin family metalloprotease — translation MSLRRWLLAATLGVAALGVSRDASAFCRTTTCNEATETCERNERNCIRSGRVVIWASLPIVYRFAASGSSKLNDTRARDAVRAAFAAWEGVRCPSGGRTSVRFEEGPDIEREKPVGRKQGKEPFGIYFRDDEWPYNKGGADSLALTNQIYGEKGGVIDYADIEINTYETLFSLSDEDSDAIDFQSVMIHEAGHYLGLAHSDDPDSIMAPSYCQSANRCDPGIESKRALSDDDIDGVCGIYPPTGGDDDDDDDSGSSSTKKKTPPSSGSCATSTTRSNLAGGVGLLFLACAFVRRRLRSS, via the coding sequence ATGTCGCTTCGCCGTTGGCTTCTGGCCGCGACCCTCGGGGTCGCCGCGCTGGGCGTATCGCGTGACGCGAGCGCGTTCTGCCGAACGACGACCTGCAACGAGGCGACCGAGACCTGCGAGCGGAACGAGCGCAACTGCATCCGCAGCGGCCGAGTCGTCATCTGGGCCTCGCTCCCGATCGTCTACCGCTTCGCCGCGTCGGGCTCGTCGAAGCTGAACGACACCCGCGCGCGCGACGCCGTGCGGGCCGCGTTCGCCGCGTGGGAAGGTGTGCGGTGTCCCAGCGGCGGACGGACATCCGTGCGCTTCGAGGAGGGCCCCGACATCGAGCGGGAGAAGCCGGTCGGCCGCAAGCAAGGCAAGGAGCCGTTCGGCATCTACTTCCGCGACGACGAGTGGCCCTACAACAAGGGCGGCGCCGACTCGCTCGCCCTCACGAACCAGATCTACGGCGAGAAGGGCGGCGTCATCGACTACGCCGACATCGAGATCAACACGTACGAGACGCTCTTCTCGCTGAGCGACGAGGACAGCGACGCGATCGACTTCCAGTCGGTGATGATCCACGAGGCCGGTCACTACCTCGGCCTCGCGCACAGCGACGACCCCGACTCGATCATGGCGCCGTCGTACTGCCAGTCGGCGAACCGCTGCGACCCCGGCATCGAGAGCAAGCGCGCGCTCTCGGACGACGACATCGACGGCGTCTGCGGGATCTACCCGCCGACCGGCGGCGATGACGACGACGACGACGACAGCGGAAGCAGCAGCACGAAGAAGAAGACCCCGCCCTCGAGCGGCAGCTGCGCGACGAGCACGACGCGA